The Patescibacteria group bacterium genome includes a window with the following:
- the xerA gene encoding site-specific tyrosine recombinase/integron integrase — MDKTIIELKIRNYSQKTIKSYIHYLGDFLNFVNSDPVAVNSAKIKEFILLKQGSGYSSQTVNLCLNAIKFFYREILKKPQYIDLKLAKKNKRLPVVLSRGEIDLMINNTDNEKHKLILALAYGAGLRVSEAVNLKIKDVFLDELTIKVDQGKGRKDRLTIMPEKIKGKLAALIGNRSGNEYLFESERGGKLAERTLQAIFAKVLEKSNIKKEATFHSLRHSFATHLLENSTDVRYVQELLGHQNIRTTQIYTHVTNPSIRNIKSPLV, encoded by the coding sequence TTGGATAAAACAATAATTGAGCTAAAAATCAGGAATTATAGTCAAAAAACCATCAAGAGTTATATCCATTATTTGGGTGACTTTCTAAATTTTGTTAATAGTGATCCTGTAGCGGTAAATTCTGCTAAAATTAAAGAATTTATTTTACTTAAGCAGGGGAGCGGCTATTCCTCCCAGACAGTTAATTTGTGCCTTAATGCCATTAAGTTTTTTTATCGCGAAATTCTAAAAAAACCTCAATATATTGATTTGAAATTAGCCAAAAAAAATAAGCGGTTGCCGGTGGTCTTGAGTCGGGGGGAAATAGATTTAATGATAAATAATACTGATAATGAAAAACATAAGTTGATCTTAGCTCTGGCATATGGCGCCGGTCTTAGGGTTAGCGAGGCGGTTAATTTAAAAATCAAAGACGTTTTTCTTGATGAATTGACGATTAAAGTGGATCAGGGCAAGGGCAGGAAAGACCGCCTGACGATTATGCCGGAAAAAATTAAAGGTAAATTGGCCGCACTTATCGGCAATCGCTCAGGCAACGAGTATCTGTTTGAGAGCGAACGCGGCGGCAAATTGGCGGAAAGAACTTTGCAGGCGATTTTTGCTAAAGTGCTTGAAAAATCAAACATCAAGAAAGAAGCCACCTTTCATAGTTTGCGTCATAGTTTCGCCACTCATTTGTTAGAAAACAGCACCGATGTCCGTTATGTGCAAGAACTTTTAGGGCATCAGAATATTCGCACTACGCAGATCTACACTCATGTTACTAATCCAAGTATTAGGAATATCAAGAGTCCCTTGGTATAA
- a CDS encoding peptidylprolyl isomerase, whose product MPKKSNLSPAKKAQLKQEIMTALEPKTSRASSEKNPTSESAPTKAFVLGSIKPKPIYQVKSGLAQIKATAKPVSPIGSQPAITAEKILAGQTASVKAKPLSKAKAQNVVIAKTKIKPAKIKRNPAKSIKRKSKIKPIKPAEPVSAVSAIKTPAIAKIVTKPEKHAFSFGPRVAPDLSWAKPKKEESLESLFKRPVSRSMQPAKEKAFSVGKDARKKSHRWIKLLVFFLLAVVLVTIIDLIGIYRFGFNDSVSVEAAKVLHLPAGNVDGQMISLSDYYSDAKLLDAALAQKREGLDVSLWTQENDKIFYRLAVEELMAKELKRYNKSITDKELNENLDALIAQAGSREQAESMVQSNWNLTLEQFKDKILKPVMMREYLREAIVGDESLPISQTAKQEAEQVLKLALTTTTATTTDFAALAKQYTDDEAGVNTGGEFGWVVRGQLDPQWEDVLFGVATNTVYKQLVKSRYGYHIIKIEGKLIDKTTGKESINLRHILIEVNVDQYIKSLLDKAKVVRYIK is encoded by the coding sequence ATGCCTAAAAAATCTAACCTTTCCCCGGCAAAAAAGGCGCAACTGAAGCAAGAAATAATGACTGCTTTAGAACCCAAGACCAGCCGGGCATCCAGTGAAAAAAATCCCACATCGGAGTCGGCGCCGACCAAAGCATTTGTTCTGGGGTCAATTAAGCCTAAGCCGATTTACCAAGTTAAGAGCGGGTTAGCTCAAATTAAAGCGACAGCAAAGCCTGTCTCGCCGATTGGCAGTCAGCCGGCAATAACAGCAGAAAAGATCCTGGCAGGTCAAACAGCATCCGTAAAAGCCAAGCCACTGTCCAAGGCCAAAGCCCAGAACGTCGTAATCGCAAAAACAAAAATCAAACCGGCCAAAATAAAGAGAAATCCAGCTAAGTCGATTAAGCGAAAATCAAAAATCAAGCCAATAAAGCCGGCAGAGCCGGTAAGTGCTGTTTCTGCCATAAAAACTCCGGCTATTGCAAAAATTGTTACCAAGCCGGAAAAACACGCTTTTTCTTTCGGACCGCGTGTCGCCCCCGATTTATCTTGGGCTAAACCGAAGAAAGAAGAATCGTTAGAAAGCTTATTTAAACGTCCAGTGTCGCGATCAATGCAACCGGCTAAGGAGAAAGCCTTCTCAGTCGGCAAGGATGCGAGGAAAAAATCCCATCGCTGGATCAAATTATTAGTTTTTTTCCTTTTAGCCGTTGTTCTAGTAACAATTATTGATTTAATCGGCATTTATCGTTTCGGTTTTAATGATTCAGTCAGCGTCGAGGCGGCTAAAGTTTTGCATTTGCCGGCAGGCAATGTGGACGGTCAGATGATTTCCTTGAGTGATTATTACAGTGATGCCAAACTGTTAGACGCCGCCTTAGCCCAGAAGCGTGAAGGTTTGGATGTGTCATTATGGACTCAAGAAAATGACAAGATCTTTTATCGTTTAGCAGTAGAAGAATTAATGGCTAAGGAACTCAAACGTTATAACAAATCAATTACCGATAAGGAATTAAATGAGAATTTGGACGCTCTGATTGCCCAAGCCGGATCGCGTGAACAGGCCGAATCCATGGTACAAAGTAACTGGAATCTCACCCTGGAGCAATTTAAGGATAAAATCCTTAAACCGGTGATGATGCGGGAGTATCTGCGTGAGGCCATAGTAGGCGACGAGTCTTTACCGATAAGCCAAACGGCCAAGCAAGAAGCGGAGCAGGTGTTGAAATTAGCTTTAACCACGACCACTGCCACTACTACTGATTTTGCCGCCTTAGCCAAACAATATACCGATGATGAAGCGGGAGTGAATACGGGCGGAGAATTTGGCTGGGTGGTCAGAGGCCAACTTGATCCTCAATGGGAGGACGTTTTATTCGGCGTCGCCACTAATACGGTTTATAAGCAATTGGTTAAAAGCCGCTACGGCTATCATATAATTAAAATTGAAGGCAAACTGATAGACAAGACGACCGGCAAGGAAAGTATCAATTTGCGTCATATTTTGATTGAAGTCAATGTTGACCAGTATATCAAGAGTTTATTAGATAAAGCCAAGGTCGTTAGATATATCAAATAA
- the cysS gene encoding cysteine--tRNA ligase, whose protein sequence is MLKIYNTLTKSQEEFKPLKNKQVAFYQCGPTVYWIQHIGNMRAMVLADLICRSLVYLGYKVKFARNYTDVGHLTSDEDEGEDKMIKASKREGLTPEQIADKYIAQFETDVTDLNCLPPDYKPRATEYIKQMQKMVQVFLDKDYAYATDLAIYFDITKARDYTRLSGQKLEENQAEAGRGEVGDSGKKNSADFAVWFFKAGAHQNALQTWPYKFSVQDKIIEGEGFPGWHLECSAMNYKIFGSTIDLHMGGIEHVPVHHTNEIAQSEAFSGKKFVDYWLHNEHLNVDGGKMSKSDGTAYSVADVKAKGYDPLALRYFFLGAHYRSKQNFTWEALDAAQSALNNLRTQLLSFRPSRPDGGRVDKPLKNRFIAALEDDFNIPQALALVWEILKDDLPDAEKHATIIDFDQVLGLDLSQLKAEEIPAEIKTLAEARWQARQSKNWAESDRLRDELLQAGWQMEDGKNDYKLKKSK, encoded by the coding sequence ATGTTAAAGATTTACAACACCTTAACTAAGTCGCAGGAAGAATTCAAACCGCTCAAGAATAAACAGGTCGCTTTTTATCAATGCGGGCCGACCGTTTATTGGATTCAGCATATCGGCAATATGCGCGCCATGGTACTGGCCGACTTGATTTGTCGGTCGCTGGTTTATCTTGGCTATAAAGTGAAGTTTGCCCGGAACTATACTGATGTCGGTCACTTGACCAGTGACGAGGACGAGGGCGAGGACAAGATGATTAAAGCGTCTAAGCGCGAAGGACTAACGCCGGAGCAGATAGCCGATAAGTATATCGCGCAGTTTGAAACTGATGTGACTGACTTGAATTGCTTGCCTCCTGATTATAAACCACGAGCTACGGAATATATTAAGCAAATGCAAAAAATGGTGCAAGTGTTTTTGGATAAGGATTATGCTTACGCCACTGATTTGGCAATTTATTTTGATATTACCAAGGCCCGGGATTATACCAGGTTGTCCGGTCAGAAATTGGAAGAAAATCAGGCTGAAGCCGGTAGGGGCGAAGTGGGTGATTCGGGGAAGAAAAATTCGGCGGATTTTGCCGTGTGGTTTTTTAAGGCGGGCGCGCACCAAAATGCCTTGCAGACTTGGCCGTACAAATTTAGTGTTCAAGATAAAATAATAGAGGGTGAGGGGTTTCCCGGTTGGCATCTGGAATGTTCGGCCATGAACTACAAGATTTTTGGTTCGACGATTGATTTGCATATGGGCGGTATCGAGCATGTGCCCGTGCATCATACCAACGAGATTGCCCAAAGCGAAGCTTTTTCCGGCAAAAAATTTGTGGATTATTGGTTGCATAACGAGCATCTTAATGTTGATGGCGGCAAGATGAGCAAATCTGACGGCACGGCCTATTCGGTAGCCGATGTCAAAGCCAAAGGCTATGATCCGCTGGCCTTGCGTTATTTTTTCTTAGGCGCACATTATCGCAGTAAGCAGAATTTTACCTGGGAGGCGCTTGATGCCGCTCAATCCGCTTTGAATAATCTTCGCACGCAATTATTGTCATTCCGACCGAGCCGGCCGGACGGCGGGCGAGTGGATAAACCGCTTAAAAACAGATTCATCGCCGCTTTGGAAGACGATTTTAATATTCCTCAAGCCTTAGCGTTGGTTTGGGAAATACTCAAGGACGACCTGCCTGATGCGGAAAAACATGCAACGATAATTGACTTTGATCAAGTTTTAGGTTTGGATTTATCGCAACTTAAAGCGGAAGAAATTCCCGCTGAAATAAAAACTCTCGCCGAGGCGCGTTGGCAGGCTCGACAAAGTAAAAATTGGGCAGAATCTGATCGTTTGCGTGACGAGTTATTGCAAGCTGGTTGGCAAATGGAAGACGGCAAGAATGATTATAAGTTAAAAAAATCTAAATAA
- the ftsE gene encoding cell division ATP-binding protein FtsE, which translates to MSMIHLVDVSKKFPPTTEALKSANIHIEPGEFVSIVGQSGSGKTTIVRLLIAELPPDSGQVVIGGWDITNIKKRNISSLRRQIGVVFQDFKLLPKKTVFENVAFALQVAGATKSRIQTVVPQVLSIVDLQDKLARYPYELSGGEKQRVAIARALIHRPKVLLADEPTGNLDALNTKDIIDLLLKINEFGTTVVMVTHNKEIVNSLKRRVITLDDGLVVGDQKVGKYVI; encoded by the coding sequence ATTTCCATGATCCATCTTGTAGACGTCTCAAAAAAATTTCCACCTACCACTGAAGCGCTCAAAAGTGCCAATATTCATATTGAACCAGGAGAATTTGTTTCTATTGTCGGTCAATCCGGCTCGGGCAAGACTACTATAGTCCGTCTGCTTATTGCCGAACTCCCGCCCGATAGCGGTCAGGTGGTAATCGGCGGTTGGGATATCACTAATATTAAAAAGCGCAATATATCGTCATTGCGTCGGCAAATCGGCGTGGTGTTTCAAGATTTCAAGCTGTTACCCAAGAAAACTGTTTTTGAAAATGTGGCTTTCGCTTTGCAAGTCGCCGGCGCCACTAAGAGCCGTATTCAGACGGTGGTGCCGCAGGTTTTGTCCATTGTTGACCTGCAGGACAAATTGGCGCGTTATCCGTATGAATTATCCGGCGGAGAAAAACAACGCGTGGCTATCGCTCGCGCCTTGATCCATCGTCCCAAAGTGCTTTTAGCCGATGAACCGACAGGCAATCTGGACGCCCTAAATACCAAAGATATTATTGATCTGCTATTAAAAATCAATGAATTCGGCACCACGGTTGTGATGGTGACCCACAATAAAGAAATTGTTAATTCCCTTAAACGACGCGTTATTACTTTGGACGACGGCCTAGTGGTCGGAGATCAAAAAGTAGGGAAATACGTAATTTAA
- a CDS encoding DUF192 domain-containing protein has translation MGQVKKILAGSFLFAIGLVLAGCVFDSPDKSLTLGGHEIKVEIVDTAVSRVNGLSGRESLCASCGMLFVYDNSAKRAFWMKNMNFPLDIIWLNDNRAVGFSEALEPEGEEPSRTYASPEPVDMVLEVNAGFVAKNGIKAGDPVQLGN, from the coding sequence ATGGGTCAAGTCAAAAAAATCTTAGCCGGTTCATTTCTATTTGCCATTGGCCTTGTTTTAGCCGGTTGCGTGTTTGATTCTCCTGACAAATCTTTGACTCTCGGCGGACATGAAATTAAAGTGGAGATAGTAGATACTGCCGTTAGTCGAGTTAATGGTTTATCCGGGCGCGAATCTTTGTGCGCTTCTTGCGGTATGTTGTTTGTTTATGACAATTCCGCCAAGCGCGCCTTTTGGATGAAGAATATGAATTTCCCCCTGGATATTATCTGGTTGAATGATAATAGGGCTGTGGGTTTCAGCGAGGCGCTGGAGCCGGAAGGGGAGGAACCGTCAAGAACCTACGCTTCGCCCGAACCAGTTGATATGGTTCTTGAGGTTAATGCCGGCTTCGTCGCCAAAAATGGGATTAAAGCAGGCGATCCAGTTCAATTAGGCAATTGA
- a CDS encoding septal ring lytic transglycosylase RlpA family protein has product MGKIGNHCFSRREGLLFILLIVSCTVFGLTCHFAQAEDLTVIDLIPAVRKSNYIVKSPDGVLTFQVAKGTSTASVSFKLLSLVSQTAIASSTYVLPEKTEAASDIYFLDISTSSDWSFIPRVIMSYPGDSNLRNIYYWNDADNQFRKLDSIKDLKKYTATADIAFPGKLIFVLLKEVESVGRASWYVHPKYRQELMAASTQFSWGAKVLVTNLANGKQVVVTIKDWGPDPAVHPDRVIDLGKEAFKKIASTRMGVIDVKVEPYQNPTATVAVNKQ; this is encoded by the coding sequence ATGGGAAAAATCGGAAATCATTGTTTTAGCCGGAGGGAAGGATTACTTTTTATTTTATTGATTGTCAGTTGCACCGTGTTTGGTTTAACCTGTCACTTTGCCCAAGCCGAGGATTTGACCGTAATTGATTTAATACCGGCTGTCAGAAAAAGCAATTATATCGTTAAGTCGCCGGACGGCGTTTTGACTTTCCAGGTGGCTAAGGGCACTAGTACGGCGAGCGTCTCTTTTAAACTATTATCTTTGGTTTCGCAAACAGCTATCGCTAGCTCGACTTACGTTTTGCCGGAAAAAACCGAAGCAGCGTCAGACATTTATTTTTTGGATATTTCCACTTCCTCCGATTGGAGTTTTATACCGCGAGTAATAATGTCGTATCCGGGCGATAGCAACTTACGTAATATTTATTATTGGAATGATGCTGATAATCAATTCAGGAAGCTTGATTCAATTAAAGATTTAAAGAAATATACGGCTACCGCCGATATTGCTTTTCCCGGCAAGTTGATTTTTGTTCTGCTTAAAGAAGTGGAATCAGTCGGACGCGCTTCCTGGTACGTGCATCCCAAATATCGTCAGGAGTTGATGGCCGCTTCCACTCAGTTTTCTTGGGGCGCTAAGGTGCTCGTGACTAATTTAGCCAATGGCAAGCAGGTCGTAGTAACAATTAAGGATTGGGGGCCGGATCCGGCCGTTCATCCCGATCGGGTAATTGACTTGGGTAAAGAAGCTTTCAAGAAAATTGCTTCTACCAGAATGGGAGTTATTGATGTGAAGGTTGAACCGTACCAAAATCCGACTGCAACCGTAGCAGTCAATAAACAATAA
- a CDS encoding aminotransferase class I/II-fold pyridoxal phosphate-dependent enzyme — MKIQPFKLERYFAKYEFSAPYLLSCSDCEALTQKELLAMADENSLKLWNELKLGYTESQGHPLLRKEIAKLHQNIKPEQVLVITPEEGIFIAMNNLLKKDDHVVTTFPGYQSLYEIANSLGCKVSKWTPKNENGWIFDIDDLKSLIRDDTKLIVINFPHNPTGVALQEKELKEIIDLARQKNIIVFSDEMYRFLEHDQANRTSSACDLYDNAISLFGMSKSFALAGLRIGWLTTKNSDLLKSFATYKDYTTICSSAPSEILAIMALRAKDKILKRNIGIIENNLKILDEFFAKHAKLFEWHRPKAGPIGFPTLKANIDISDFCLDLVEKKGVMLLPSKVYDFKGNYFRIGFARKNMPEALEKLEEYLKETY, encoded by the coding sequence ATGAAAATCCAACCATTCAAATTAGAAAGATACTTCGCAAAATATGAGTTTTCAGCTCCTTATTTATTGTCTTGTTCTGATTGCGAAGCTCTTACCCAAAAAGAACTTCTGGCAATGGCTGACGAGAATTCGCTCAAACTATGGAACGAACTCAAGCTCGGCTACACAGAATCTCAAGGACATCCACTTTTGCGCAAGGAGATTGCCAAGCTTCATCAAAACATCAAACCTGAACAGGTGTTAGTGATAACACCAGAAGAAGGAATTTTTATTGCCATGAATAATCTCCTTAAAAAAGACGATCATGTTGTTACCACATTTCCGGGCTATCAATCTTTGTATGAAATCGCGAATTCTCTCGGTTGCAAAGTATCAAAATGGACACCGAAAAATGAAAATGGTTGGATTTTCGATATTGACGACCTCAAAAGCCTGATTAGAGATGACACAAAACTCATCGTCATAAACTTTCCCCATAATCCAACGGGAGTAGCATTACAAGAAAAAGAATTGAAAGAGATTATTGATTTAGCAAGGCAAAAAAATATCATCGTGTTTTCTGATGAAATGTACAGATTTCTTGAACACGATCAAGCCAATCGGACTTCATCAGCATGCGACCTATATGATAACGCCATTTCTCTATTCGGGATGTCAAAAAGTTTTGCTTTAGCTGGGTTGAGAATTGGCTGGCTGACTACAAAAAATTCTGATTTACTCAAAAGTTTTGCTACTTACAAAGATTACACAACTATTTGCAGTAGCGCGCCGAGTGAAATTTTGGCTATTATGGCTTTGAGAGCAAAAGATAAAATTCTCAAAAGAAACATAGGGATTATTGAAAACAATCTCAAAATACTGGATGAATTTTTTGCCAAACACGCAAAACTTTTTGAGTGGCATAGACCAAAGGCTGGGCCGATTGGCTTTCCGACGTTAAAAGCAAATATTGATATTTCAGACTTCTGCCTTGATCTTGTTGAAAAGAAAGGAGTAATGTTGCTCCCCTCCAAAGTTTATGACTTCAAAGGTAATTACTTTAGAATTGGTTTTGCCCGTAAAAACATGCCAGAAGCATTGGAAAAGTTAGAGGAGTATCTAAAAGAGACTTATTAA
- a CDS encoding permease-like cell division protein FtsX: MFLLTLNRSILFALQSFWRNIWLSLATVFVIFLTLISVNLLLVVNVISDSAIVAVKDRIDVSVYFRPEVRESKVAEVKSHLEGLPQVKSIIYRSSEDNLEAFKEKHAGDVKIQETLKELSTNPMSATLVIKAKDLKDYPEILKAIDDPSFAGLIEEKNYDDNQLVISRINGIADTVRRAAYFVIGIFALISILIIFNTVRVAIFTHQNEIGIMKLVGASNWFIRSPFVLESVIAGIVAVFITIIFFYPLLSVLQPYVSSFFVGATFDLTGYFNTYFVYIFGTELLAITAVNIISSSIAIGKYLNV; this comes from the coding sequence ATGTTTCTTCTGACTTTAAATCGCTCTATTCTCTTTGCTCTGCAATCTTTTTGGCGTAATATCTGGCTATCTTTAGCTACGGTTTTTGTTATCTTTTTGACTTTGATTTCGGTTAATTTGCTTTTGGTAGTTAATGTTATTTCCGACTCAGCCATCGTGGCAGTCAAAGATCGTATTGATGTTTCGGTTTATTTTAGACCGGAGGTTAGGGAAAGCAAAGTCGCCGAAGTCAAATCTCATTTGGAGGGGTTGCCTCAGGTTAAAAGCATTATTTATCGTTCGTCCGAAGATAATTTGGAGGCGTTTAAAGAAAAGCATGCCGGTGACGTCAAAATCCAAGAAACGCTTAAGGAGTTATCCACTAATCCCATGAGCGCCACCCTGGTAATCAAAGCCAAGGATCTCAAGGATTATCCGGAAATCCTGAAAGCGATTGATGACCCGTCTTTCGCTGGATTGATCGAGGAAAAAAATTATGATGATAATCAATTGGTTATTTCGCGCATCAACGGCATCGCCGATACGGTGCGCCGCGCCGCTTATTTTGTTATCGGCATTTTTGCCCTTATTTCTATTTTGATAATTTTTAATACGGTTCGCGTGGCCATTTTTACTCATCAGAACGAAATCGGCATTATGAAATTGGTTGGGGCTTCCAATTGGTTTATCCGTTCGCCCTTTGTCCTGGAGAGCGTTATTGCCGGAATTGTCGCAGTCTTTATTACTATAATCTTTTTCTACCCCTTACTATCAGTATTACAACCGTATGTTTCCAGTTTTTTTGTCGGCGCCACTTTTGATTTGACCGGTTATTTTAATACTTATTTTGTTTATATTTTCGGTACGGAATTGCTGGCCATAACCGCAGTAAATATTATTTCTTCTTCAATCGCTATCGGTAAGTATTTAAACGTCTGA
- a CDS encoding MraY family glycosyltransferase, with protein MNDNDFIIYFGAILLSFLLAVGLTPLVKLVARRFDIMDKPQTAERKIHHNPVPFMGGWAIFLSVFVGVFVFQFFNLADFSLINDRLLWGIFISCLILMIGGTIDDKYSLKPEQQIFFPIIAVVVVLLSGLHITFITNPLSQSGAILFIGKYLGIAIVFFWLLGMAYTTKFLDGLDGLVAGIATIAALFIFLVSLRWDTALSATGIWALLLLGASLGFLIYNWRPASIFLGEGGSVFIGFLLGILSIVSGSKIITTLLVMGLPALDVLLVIVRRLISGKSPFAGDRNHLHYRLLNLGLSHTQAVWLLWLIALAFGSLGIISTSYGKMILIICLMLVMAIISTALWVKSKKS; from the coding sequence ATGAACGATAATGATTTCATCATTTATTTTGGCGCTATTTTGCTGTCTTTCTTGTTGGCTGTCGGCCTGACTCCGTTAGTCAAACTGGTGGCCCGGCGTTTTGATATTATGGATAAACCGCAGACAGCCGAACGCAAGATCCATCATAATCCGGTGCCTTTTATGGGCGGTTGGGCGATATTTTTGTCGGTTTTTGTCGGCGTTTTTGTTTTTCAATTTTTTAATTTGGCGGATTTTTCTTTAATTAATGACCGCCTGTTATGGGGGATTTTTATTTCTTGCTTAATATTGATGATCGGTGGCACAATTGACGACAAATACAGTCTCAAACCGGAACAGCAGATATTTTTCCCCATTATCGCTGTTGTTGTTGTCTTATTGTCGGGGTTGCATATAACTTTTATCACTAACCCCTTAAGCCAATCCGGAGCCATTCTGTTTATCGGTAAATATCTGGGCATAGCCATTGTATTCTTTTGGCTTTTGGGCATGGCTTATACTACTAAATTTTTGGACGGTTTGGACGGTTTGGTGGCCGGTATTGCCACTATCGCCGCCTTATTTATATTCTTAGTTTCTCTGCGTTGGGATACGGCTTTATCGGCGACAGGCATTTGGGCTTTGTTGCTTTTGGGGGCATCGCTTGGTTTTTTGATTTATAATTGGCGTCCGGCTTCAATTTTTTTGGGCGAAGGAGGATCTGTATTTATCGGTTTTTTGTTGGGTATTTTATCCATCGTTTCCGGTTCTAAAATTATTACCACATTACTGGTGATGGGTTTGCCGGCCTTGGATGTTTTATTGGTGATTGTCCGTCGCTTGATTTCCGGCAAATCGCCGTTTGCCGGCGATCGCAATCATTTGCATTATCGTTTGCTTAATTTAGGTTTGTCGCACACCCAGGCGGTTTGGCTTCTGTGGCTGATCGCTTTGGCTTTTGGTTCGTTAGGCATTATTTCTACCAGTTACGGCAAAATGATTTTAATCATCTGCTTGATGCTGGTGATGGCTATAATTTCCACCGCTTTATGGGTCAAGTCAAAAAAATCTTAG
- a CDS encoding septum formation initiator family protein, producing MSLENSEAKQKLFFRFLSIVGIVIILLLVVSLIREVINRNKISSRISDLQTQTDDLRRQNDDLQYRIDNWNSTSELETSARIQLGLKKAGEKAFVVMRPENLGVSTTSIEEVVIRDNQDLLELVENSSQVKESNPEKWWRYFFN from the coding sequence ATGTCGTTAGAAAATTCTGAAGCAAAACAAAAATTGTTTTTTAGATTTTTGTCGATTGTCGGCATCGTTATTATTTTACTTTTAGTTGTTTCTTTAATTCGCGAGGTAATTAATCGGAATAAGATTTCTTCGCGGATTAGTGATTTACAAACTCAAACTGATGATTTGAGAAGGCAGAATGACGATTTGCAATATAGGATAGATAATTGGAATTCCACCAGCGAGTTGGAAACCAGCGCTCGCATTCAGTTGGGATTAAAGAAAGCAGGGGAGAAAGCTTTTGTAGTCATGCGGCCGGAGAATCTTGGTGTTTCAACCACTTCAATCGAGGAAGTAGTTATCAGGGATAATCAGGATTTATTGGAGTTGGTTGAAAATTCCAGTCAAGTTAAAGAATCAAATCCGGAGAAATGGTGGAGATATTTTTTTAACTAA